A genomic region of Phragmites australis chromosome 2, lpPhrAust1.1, whole genome shotgun sequence contains the following coding sequences:
- the LOC133909804 gene encoding protein REVEILLE 3-like → MAELPPIRVRRPAAELAVPAPNGSFLSCVPSSTACARIYTARACANRIWVSVEERLMDRGNEMPGKKARKPYTITKPRERWSTEEHERFLDALLMFGRDWKKIEEHLGTKTTIQIRSHAQKYFLKVQKLGLAAGLPPQYPRRRFVMQQQQLQSSPAGSSAAAMPILQGQPQCVQVAMPSAPDAVVHGSIGWNCPGVLAETSDIQSLDWPGTSGAAAWVNRDAQGQIATPASFPCDSSFIGAPTFSNTSMEWAGSTSEALAVGVVQDETIQLPLSPDDLHFAQVYRFIGDIFDPNTPCPIEVHLQRLKDMDDITVKTILLVLRNLETNLSALQFEPIRRLLSTYDPTRGLFGQL, encoded by the exons ATGGCTGAGCTGCCGCCGATCCGTGTAAGGCGACCGGCGGCGGAGCTAGCTGTCCCAGCTCCAAATGGATCCTTCCTTTCTTGCGTCCCTAGCTCCACGGCGTGTGCGCGTATATATACTGCGCGTGCTTGTGCGAATCGCATCTGGGTGTCAGTCGAGGAGAGGTTGATGGACCGGGGCAACGAGATGCCGGGGAAGAAGGCGAGGAAGCCGTACACCATCACCAAGCCCCGGGAGCGGTGGAGCACGGAGGAGCACGAGCGATTCCTCGACGCGCTGCTCAT GTTTGGCCGCGATTGGAAGAAGATCGAGGAGCATTTGGGCACCAAGACCACCATACAG ATTCGTAGCCATGCCCAGAAGTACTTCCTCAAGGTTCAGAAGCTCGGGCTGGCCGCCGGGCTGCCACCGCAGTACCCGCGGCGCAGGTTCgtcatgcagcagcagcagctgcagagCTCACCGGCCGGGAGCAGCGCGGCTGCCATGCCAATACTGCAAGGGCAACCTCAGTGCGTGCAGGTCGCCATGCCGAGTGCACCCGACGCTGTCGTTCATGGCTCCATCGGTTGGAATTGCCCTGGAGTTCTTGCTGAAACCAGTG ACATTCAAAGCTTGGACTGGCCAGGCACTTCTGGAGCTGCAGCATGGGTGAACAGAGATGCACAAGGCCAGATTGCAACACCTGCATCGTTTCCCT GTGACAGTTCATTCATCGGGGCACCAACCTTCAGCAATACAAGCATGGAATGGGCTGGCAGCACAAGTGAAGCATTAGCAGTCGGCGTTGTGCAGGATGAAACTATTCAGCTTCCGTTGTCTCCAG aTGATCTGCATTTTGCGCAAGTATACAGGTTCATCGGCGACATATTCGACCCTAACACGCCATGCCCAATTGAAGTCCATTTGCAGAGACTGAAGGATATGGACGATATCACCGTCAAGACG ATCTTGCTGGTGCTAAGAAATCTCGAGACCAACCTGTCAGCCCTTCAGTTTGAGCCTATC AGAAGATTGCTGTCGACGTATGATCCGACAAGAGGGCTGTTTGGGCAATTGTAG
- the LOC133902149 gene encoding LOW QUALITY PROTEIN: probable glucuronosyltransferase Os01g0157700 (The sequence of the model RefSeq protein was modified relative to this genomic sequence to represent the inferred CDS: inserted 1 base in 1 codon) has translation MEPGERSKKRVQPWIKAAVHFSGPALEPPCHFSLSFTVGALAAIAPLVVTAAPSAANIRASLFSLSGNAQRVAPAPPPLPDIGLLLIVTVTKPDDGMAQDASLVRLAHTLRHVAPPLLWIVVGAENRTATARAVQVLRGTGVMFRHLTYDAGNFTDAGGDEADHQRNVVLSHIERHRLHGVVHFADCSGVYDLRFFQELRQTRGYAAWSVATVSPAEQRVTVEGPTCNSSQITGWYTQDXSTNGTQRTAMSAVGTSANNKNSSSEPPKINISGFGFRSSMLWDSERSLMRRNASAGATQNFIQFVRQMVSEDENKLKGIPSDCSDSQIMLWNLDMPRFTPNIEERETRRQ, from the exons ATGGAACCGGGAGAGAGGTCCAAGAAGAGGGTGCAACCGTGGATCAAAGCCGCCGTGCACTTCTCAGGCCCGGCTCTGG AGCCGCCCTGTcacttctccctctccttcacCGTCGGCGCGCTCGCCGCCATTGCGCCGCTGGTCGTCACCGCCGCCCCGTCGGCTGCTAACATCCGCGCCTCGCTTTTTAGCCTGTCCGGCAACGCTCAGCGAGTGGCTCCGGCTCCGCCGCCTCTCCCCGACATCGGCCTCCTGCTGATCGTCACCGTTACGAAGCCGGACGACGGCATGGCGCAGGACGCGTCGCTGGTGAGGCTCGCGCACACGCTGCGTCACGTCGCGCCGCCGCTGCTCTGGATCGTGGTCGGAGCGGAGAacaggacggcgacggcgagggcggTCCAGGTGCTGCGTGGCACCGGAGTCATGTTCCGGCACCTCACCTACGATGCCGGGAACTTCACCGACGCTGGCGGCGACGAGGCGGACCACCAGAGAAACGTGGTGCTGAGCCACATCGAGCGGCACCGGCTGCACGGGGTCGTCCACTTCGCCGACTGTTCCGGCGTCTACGACCTGCGTTTCTTTCAAGAGCTCAGGCAAACACG AGGTTATGCAGCATGGTCAGTAGCAACAGTCTCACCAGCAGAGCAAAGGGTAACAGTAGAGGGACCAACCTGCAACTCGTCACAAATCACAGGCTGGTACACACAGG CAAGCACTAATGGAACACAAAGAACCGCCATGAGTGCAGTAGGTACCAGTGCAAACAACAAAAATTCCAGCTCTGAGCCTCCAAAAATAAACATCTCCGGATTTGGGTTCAGGAGCTCAATGCTGTGGGATTCTGAAAGATCACTCATGAGGAGGAACGCGTCAGCAGGGGCTACTCAG AACTTCATCCAGTTTGTACGACAGATGGTGAGCGAAGATGAAAACAAGCTCAAGGGCATCCCTTCTGATTGCTCCGATTCTCAGATAATGTTGTGGAACCTTGACATGCCGAGATTCACTCCAAACATTGAGGAGCGGGAGACTCGACGGCAGTAG